From Portunus trituberculatus isolate SZX2019 chromosome 50, ASM1759143v1, whole genome shotgun sequence, the proteins below share one genomic window:
- the LOC123499895 gene encoding mucin-6-like, giving the protein MEACRSLPVAYLQVSPHARTPNHQAIPKTRTASTPPLYSSTTHHPTPLHPNSHLPPNSSTSNHPPSLHSHAHPLPNSAQPSPAPCNQSAFTANQVGPVAGFPEALNSCWVCSSHSLTTVHHQPDSIPTTPPPTSPRHAPSAPPSTLHHTNHCATHHTLN; this is encoded by the exons ATGGAAGCCTGCAGGTCGCTGCCTGTGGCGTACCTGCAGGTGTCACCACACGCCCGCACACCAAACCATCAAGCCATCCCTAAGACCAGGACGGCTT ccactccacctctctACTCTTCCACCACCCACCATCCCACGCCCTTACACCCAAACAGCCACCTCCCGCCCAACTCCAGCACCTCCAACCACCCGCCATCCCTCCACTCCCACGCTCACCCCTTGCCCAACTCAGCCCAGCCGTCTCCTGCACCGTGTAATCAGTCTGCTTTCACTGCAAACCAAGTCGGTCCTGTGGCTGGCTTCCCTGAGGCCTTGAATTCTTGCTGGGTCTGTAGCTCACACTCACTTACCACTGTGCACCACCAACCAGATTCAAtacctaccacaccaccacccacgtcCCCTCGCCATGCTCCATCTGCACCTCCAtccacactccaccacactAATCATTGCGCCACCCACCACACCCTCAATTAA